In one Sesamum indicum cultivar Zhongzhi No. 13 linkage group LG12, S_indicum_v1.0, whole genome shotgun sequence genomic region, the following are encoded:
- the LOC105175951 gene encoding ankyrin repeat-containing protein ITN1 isoform X2, producing the protein MEGCDLEIQNNKGSTALCFAAAAGHVDIAKLLVQKNPKLPTISGFEGVTPLYMAVLQAHSEMAHYLFSLPAFEFWSTDHQVALLTTAIDSGLYGLAMSIVDQHKTLAVTEDSNGETPLQVLARKPSAFCGSSEGGLWDTSNIATTILSYMKLKTHKNSAQCDAHKLLGYLWDSVISQEDVETAQIVGNTSKLFFVAAESGNDEFLVELIRRYPDFLYKVNQSKHSIFHIAVLRRYVRVFNLMHELVGVKELIATYIDKDGNNMLHLAAKLSPQNQLSIIPGAALQMQREVLWYKEVEKIVQPLYRDMKNNAGQTPYDIFLEEHEKLMKEGEKLMKQTAKSCMLVTMLIATVVFTTAFTVPGGYNNNTGAPILQNDKVFMVFPISEAVATLSSLTSMLMFLSILTSRYTEMDFLNSLPFWLVIGVGALFISIVAMMVAFCTCLLSYEHGLVAATALLAFFASVPIMFIILKYELLVTVLRCTYGCRWLFRSNNRLFT; encoded by the exons ATGGAAGGGTGTGACCTGGAAATTCAGAATAACAAGGGGAGCACTGCGCTTTGTTTTGCTGCTGCGGCTGGACATGTTGATATTGCTAAATTATTGGTCCAAAAGAACCCTAAATTACCAACAATTAGTGGGTTTGAAGGGGTTACCCCACTTTACATGGCAGTACTACAAGCTCACTCTGAAATGGCCCACTATCTTTTTTCATTACCAGCTTTTGAATTTTGGTCCACAGACCACCAAGTTGCTCTCCTCACAACAGCTATCGACTCAGGACTTTACG GTCTAGCTATGAGTATTGTGGACCAACATAAGACATTAGCTGTGACTGAAGACAGCAATGGTGAAACGCCGTTGCAAGTGCTTGCGCGGAAACCTTCAGCATTTTGTGGCAGCAGTGAAGGAGGACTTTGGGACACCAGCAATATTGCCACAACAA TACTATCTTACATGAAGTTGAAGACCCACAAGAACTCGGCACAATGTGATGCGCATAAATTGCTTGGCTATCTGTGGGACAGCGTAATAAGCCAAGAAGACGTGGAAACTGCACAAATAGTTGGAAACACTTCAAAATTGTTCTTTGTAGCAGCAGAATCAGGAAACGATGAATTCTTGGTAGAGTTAATCCGCCGATATCCTGATTTCCTATATAAAGTGAACCAATCCAAACATAGCATATTTCATATAGCGGTTTTACGTCGGTACGTGCGAGTATTCAATTTGATGCATGAGTTAGTGGGTGTGAAGGAGCTGATAGCAACATACATTGATAAAGATGGAAACAACATGCTCCATTTAGCAGCCAAGTTATCACCTCAAAATCAGTTAAGTATTATTCCAGGGGCAGCTCTTCAGATGCAGCGAGAAGTACTATGGTACAag GAAGTTGAAAAGATTGTCCAACCCTTGTACCGAGACATGAAGAACAATGCCGGCCAAACACCTTACGACATATTCCTGGAGGAGCACGAAAAGTTGATGAAAGAAGGAGAAAAACTGATGAAGCAGACGGCAAAATCGTGCATGCTGGTGACCATGCTCATTGCGACTGTCGTCTTCACCACGGCCTTCACGGTGCCGGGAGGCTACAACAACAATACCGGAGCTCCGATTCTACAAAATGACAAGGTATTCATGGTATTCCCCATATCGGAGGCAGTAGCAACTCTGTCGTCTTTGACTTCAATGTTGATGTTCCTGTCCATACTGACGTCCCGATACACGGAGATGGATTTTCTCAACTCGCTGCCCTTCTGGCTGGTGATTGGAGTGGGGGCTCTGTTCATTTCAATCGTGGCAATGATGGTGGCGTTCTGCACATGTCTCTTGTCCTATGAACATGGATTGGTAGCTGCAACTGCTCTTTTGGCTTTCTTTGCTAGTGTGCCAATCATGTTTATAATCTTGAAGTATGAGCTTTTGGTCACTGTACTGCGTTGTACATATGGTTGTCGCTGGTTGTTTCGGTCAAACAATCGATTGTTCACCTAG
- the LOC105175951 gene encoding ankyrin repeat-containing protein At5g02620 isoform X1, with the protein MGMGQSKWKDENMQSGRFIVYSSPACEKYFSQHVPLHKAALKGDWEAAEKLLSEDGSLAKASITEGGETALHVAALEGHASFVANLLHRMEGCDLEIQNNKGSTALCFAAAAGHVDIAKLLVQKNPKLPTISGFEGVTPLYMAVLQAHSEMAHYLFSLPAFEFWSTDHQVALLTTAIDSGLYGLAMSIVDQHKTLAVTEDSNGETPLQVLARKPSAFCGSSEGGLWDTSNIATTILSYMKLKTHKNSAQCDAHKLLGYLWDSVISQEDVETAQIVGNTSKLFFVAAESGNDEFLVELIRRYPDFLYKVNQSKHSIFHIAVLRRYVRVFNLMHELVGVKELIATYIDKDGNNMLHLAAKLSPQNQLSIIPGAALQMQREVLWYKEVEKIVQPLYRDMKNNAGQTPYDIFLEEHEKLMKEGEKLMKQTAKSCMLVTMLIATVVFTTAFTVPGGYNNNTGAPILQNDKVFMVFPISEAVATLSSLTSMLMFLSILTSRYTEMDFLNSLPFWLVIGVGALFISIVAMMVAFCTCLLSYEHGLVAATALLAFFASVPIMFIILKYELLVTVLRCTYGCRWLFRSNNRLFT; encoded by the exons ATGGGAATGGGGCAATCCAAATGGAAAGATGAGAATATGCAGAGCGGGAGATTCATTGTTTATTCTTCACCTGCTT gtgaaaaatattttagccagCACGTGCCGCTGCACAAAGCTGCATTAAAGGGCGACTGGGAAGCTGCTGAAAAATTGCTGAGTGAGGATGGCAGCTTGGCTAAAGCTAGCATCACGGAAGGAGGAGAAACAGCGTTGCATGTAGCTGCTCTGGAGGGTCATGCCTCTTTTGTTGCTAATTTACTGCATAGAATGGAAGGGTGTGACCTGGAAATTCAGAATAACAAGGGGAGCACTGCGCTTTGTTTTGCTGCTGCGGCTGGACATGTTGATATTGCTAAATTATTGGTCCAAAAGAACCCTAAATTACCAACAATTAGTGGGTTTGAAGGGGTTACCCCACTTTACATGGCAGTACTACAAGCTCACTCTGAAATGGCCCACTATCTTTTTTCATTACCAGCTTTTGAATTTTGGTCCACAGACCACCAAGTTGCTCTCCTCACAACAGCTATCGACTCAGGACTTTACG GTCTAGCTATGAGTATTGTGGACCAACATAAGACATTAGCTGTGACTGAAGACAGCAATGGTGAAACGCCGTTGCAAGTGCTTGCGCGGAAACCTTCAGCATTTTGTGGCAGCAGTGAAGGAGGACTTTGGGACACCAGCAATATTGCCACAACAA TACTATCTTACATGAAGTTGAAGACCCACAAGAACTCGGCACAATGTGATGCGCATAAATTGCTTGGCTATCTGTGGGACAGCGTAATAAGCCAAGAAGACGTGGAAACTGCACAAATAGTTGGAAACACTTCAAAATTGTTCTTTGTAGCAGCAGAATCAGGAAACGATGAATTCTTGGTAGAGTTAATCCGCCGATATCCTGATTTCCTATATAAAGTGAACCAATCCAAACATAGCATATTTCATATAGCGGTTTTACGTCGGTACGTGCGAGTATTCAATTTGATGCATGAGTTAGTGGGTGTGAAGGAGCTGATAGCAACATACATTGATAAAGATGGAAACAACATGCTCCATTTAGCAGCCAAGTTATCACCTCAAAATCAGTTAAGTATTATTCCAGGGGCAGCTCTTCAGATGCAGCGAGAAGTACTATGGTACAag GAAGTTGAAAAGATTGTCCAACCCTTGTACCGAGACATGAAGAACAATGCCGGCCAAACACCTTACGACATATTCCTGGAGGAGCACGAAAAGTTGATGAAAGAAGGAGAAAAACTGATGAAGCAGACGGCAAAATCGTGCATGCTGGTGACCATGCTCATTGCGACTGTCGTCTTCACCACGGCCTTCACGGTGCCGGGAGGCTACAACAACAATACCGGAGCTCCGATTCTACAAAATGACAAGGTATTCATGGTATTCCCCATATCGGAGGCAGTAGCAACTCTGTCGTCTTTGACTTCAATGTTGATGTTCCTGTCCATACTGACGTCCCGATACACGGAGATGGATTTTCTCAACTCGCTGCCCTTCTGGCTGGTGATTGGAGTGGGGGCTCTGTTCATTTCAATCGTGGCAATGATGGTGGCGTTCTGCACATGTCTCTTGTCCTATGAACATGGATTGGTAGCTGCAACTGCTCTTTTGGCTTTCTTTGCTAGTGTGCCAATCATGTTTATAATCTTGAAGTATGAGCTTTTGGTCACTGTACTGCGTTGTACATATGGTTGTCGCTGGTTGTTTCGGTCAAACAATCGATTGTTCACCTAG
- the LOC105175883 gene encoding uncharacterized protein LOC105175883 produces the protein MDLAPEQLQFLSIPDVLKESISIPKQSPKTFYLITLTLIFPLSFAILAHSLFTHPILAQLQTDPAASSSDWSKLLIFQFFYLIFLFAFSLLSTAAVVFTVASLYTSKPVSFSSTISAIPSVFKRLFITFLWVSLLMVVYNIVFLGFLVLLIIAVDTQNLVLFFFSLVVVFVLFLGVHVFISALWHLASVVSVLEPVYGFAAMKKSYELLKGKTRMGFFIVFGYLAICGVINGLFGSIVVHGGEDYGVLTRIVVGGFLVGVLVIVNLVGLLVQSVFYYVCKSYHNQGIDKSALYDHLGGYLGEYVPLKSSIQMENLDV, from the coding sequence ATGGATCTCGCGCCCGAACAGCTCCAATTCTTGAGCATTCCCGATGTTCTCAAGGAATCTATTTCCATTCCCAAACAATCCCCCAAAACCTTCTACCTCATTACCCTAACCCTAATTTTCCCCCTTTCCTTCGCCATCTTAGCCCACTCACTCTTCACCCACCCCATCCTAGCTCAGCTCCAAACCGATCCTGCTGCCTCTTCCTCCGATTGGTCCAAGCTCCTCATTTTCCAGTTTTTTTACCTCATATTCCTCTTCGCTTTCTCCCTCCTGTCCACCGCCGCCGTCGTTTTCACCGTCGCCTCTCTGTATACATCCAAACCCGTTTCTTTCTCCTCCACGATCTCGGCCATCCCCAGCGTTTTTAAGCGCCTTTTCATCACTTTTCTATGGGTTTCTCTGTTGATGGTTGTATACAACATCGTCTTCTTGGGGTTTCTTGTCCTTCTTATCATTGCCGTGGACACCCAGAATCTtgtcttgtttttcttctcccTGGTGGTGGTTTTCGTGTTGTTTCTGGGAGTACATGTTTTTATAAGCGCATTGTGGCATCTTGCCAGTGTTGTGTCTGTTCTTGAGCCTGTCTATGGTTTTGCTGCTATGAAGAAGAGCTATGAATTGTTGAAGGGGAAGACCCGCATGGGTTTCTTTATCGTTTTTGGTTACCTGGCCATTTGCGGAGTGATCAATGGGCTTTTTGGTTCGATTGTGGTGCACGGAGGGGAGGATTATGGAGTTTTGACGAGAATTGTAGTCGGTGGTTTCCTCGTTGGTGTTTTGGTGATCGTGAATTTGGTCGGGCTGCTAGTGCAAAGTGTGTTTTACTATGTTTGCAAGAGTTACCATAATCAAGGCATTGATAAGAGTGCGCTCTATGATCATCTTGGTGGATATCTTGGGGAATACGTGCCTCTTAAGAGCAGCATTCAGATGGAAAATCTGGATGTCTGA